The Dendropsophus ebraccatus isolate aDenEbr1 chromosome 2, aDenEbr1.pat, whole genome shotgun sequence DNA segment aatttaGTTAACAATTGGGTTGAATGTAACCAACCACACCCAAACATCATATTGCCAGACTTATTGAATCTAAAAATCATATAAACACATGATATGGCATTTTAAAGCTAGAATGGCAATGTGAAACAGCTAGAAGGTCTAAAAAAGCAGCACACAATGCCACGTTTTATAGctcagcaggtgtagattcctGACATGGTTTATGCATTCATAAATCTTACTCTCAGTGTATATagactgtataatatatacacaccagccagatcactgcttttagagcatagTGGTGGTTAACCAAGATTGCAAGAAGAGAAgacttgacaagccctacagcCCTTTGCGGTAGGCTGGATTCTCGAACGTGCATGTGTGTATTGTGAATGGTTAATTCACTGTTCCCTATTCTAgtgtcttcttaaagggaacctgtcaccccctgtgccggggtaacaggctcccgacccccgctacagccccctatactcacctgatcctgccgagtcccgcttctggatccggtcgggtcacggagatctcaatcgctgcagcctggcgcgcgcgctgagagatgagtccaacactcatagagaatgacggagcgctggactctctgtcattctctatgagcgttggactcatctatcAGCGCGCGCgttgggctgcagcggctgagatctccgtgacccgaccggatccagaagcgggatcaggtgagtatagggggctgtagcggggggtcgggagcctgtaaccctggcacagggggtgacaggttcccttaaaaatttgcactatttttttttttttaaatctatcttTTGTCATCTTTTATGTTCTCTATTACCATCATGACTTTCATTCTTACCAGGGCCATGACTGTTATGACCACATTGACTCATAATGGGATTTGTTGGGGTTCCAGTACTTTTGATAAAAGGCATAGCATCACTGATATTTCTTACCAGCAATTTCAGTTTAATTGAAAACAAATGCTGATGTGAACAAAGCCATGCACCGCTATTGCACAAGTTTGCTCATCAGCTTTCTTGGCATTATGTATTTTCCAAATGTCTGGCACAAAGTCTACGTCACATCCTACACAGAAGTAGTAAACTTATGTAGCATGCTGGGTTATGACTCCCAGATCAGCAGGATTTGAAGGGGTGTTTGACACATTTAGCACCCACGTATTCTGTGCCATCACAGCTTTGTAACATATTTCCTTCATATTGAATCTATCACtttgtttttgtgtgtatatatttaaagcaaatctgtccgtcttcccccccctcccccccccaaaaaaaaaaaaaaacacgcttaTGAACCTGGCTCCACTGCCTGATACTAGTTAAGAAAAGCTGTCATGGTATACCGCTCTATAATTCTGCATGTATCTAGTCTTTTCGGGACAGTGCCAAAAAGGCGGGCCCTCATGTCCTCTGCCCTAAGACTGCAGGTGACAGATGCGCTTTAACTAgcgaaaaataaaatgaagtcaGAAACTGATCTATGACTATGTGCAGCAATACAGTAGGGGCTGTGGTATCTCAACAAACAATGTACATTCAACTGAACAATAAAAGCTCTAAAGAATAACCATTGAAAATAAGTTACTTACAGAAACCTACATAGAGTTCGTATAGTGTGCAAATGTTTTATGTAGAATGTACGGTACATGTCTTAACATTATTCCTGCTAATTTTCATTTCATCTACAACATTGTCATGATGTTTCACATCTATTATCTTGCTGGTTTCGATAGTAGTTTACTGTTCCCTTCCATATGGTCTTCATAACATAAACAGATGGGACTTTCCAATCATAGAAAAAATAGGACACGTCTTTCAGCATTACCTTATTGTTTTGTATTTCAAGGACAGAGGACATCCATTACTACTTCTTCAGTTATTGGGCAACAAACTGATTCAGAGAATGGGGATAAAAACTGCCCCAGGAATAAATGTGCACCTCCCGCCAATGGCCAGTATTCCGTTCATTCTCTATCGGACCTGCCGAACATCGCTGAGTGCCTCATGTCCAGTAACACAGAGCCCCATAGAGTATGAATGGAATGATGACCGTGCACTCACAGTTTGCACCATTCATTCTTGGGATAATTCTATCCCCTTTCTCTGGTTTGTAGTATTTTTTTACCTCATATTTTATGGCGCAAAGATAACTTTATGAGATGCAAATACCCCATTTGAGTCAAGCCGTAGAGAGTAATGGTTTTACCATGTTTAGAGCTGTTACATTTATTGAAACCCCCTACACCTTCTCCCACCTTGTGCCGTTACAAAGCTGCTCATCATATTTGTGCCATCCATGGCATGTCAAACTGGGATCCTAACATATATGTGCACGGACATGCCTAGGTCCCATTGACCTTAATAGCCTGCATGTAATATTTATTGTAAGCACTTTAGGAGGTGTTTGTATCTGAGTTGGTCATAGAACTAACCAAATAAATTCTGGGTAAACCTCGTAAGTGATGAGATGATCGGAAAGTGAACTGGCACTCATTGCTGCAGTTCTGTAACCAGCAGGCAGTAGTACGCTGAGTCACCCTCCACTTATTCTATAGTCATCGCCAGGCTGCCGCTATATACGGATAGCCCACGTGAATACACTATGTTTTACACCACAGGTGGTACTGGATTGGTTCAGagttatgatgcgtttacacggaatgattatcgtgcaaatttgtacaataacaatcgaatttgaacgataatcgtatgtgtaaatacagtgaacgatcaagGGACGAGCGaggaatcgttcattttgatcttacaacatgttctaaaatcgtctttcgtcgtttgcaaaaaattcgcagatcgttctgtgtaaacagttatTCAccaattttacctatgtgcgagatagacttAAGTGATTGCAataatcgcaaaacgatttttccgtacgatatatctttccgtctaaacgctgattgttctaaaaaaaacattgttgttttgatatcgttaatcgtacgattgggcgaattatcgctccgtgtaaacacagcattaggctGGAGAGCCCTGCTAAATGGATGATTGGCAAGGGTTTCTTTCTGAATGGATCCATTCCTGTTTTTGTATAAAGTATTTGATACTGACTGTTCATGCAGCCCAGTGACTGAAGCCAGTGCTCACATTTGCTACAATTCTCTTGCATTTACAGTCAAACTTGGATTGAACTATAGCTCTTCAAGAGCAAAAGTTATGACCGTTCACACCCGCAGTCCTTGCCTGGAAAATGTATTGGAAAGTTTCACAGAGCTGCCAAACCAGGGATAAAACCAACCAGCATACCGATATTTTCTATTGCCTTCtgtaacatttaaagggaaccaatcaggctaatatggttccctgaaccgccgTATATCGCTGTATgtaaaaaaggactttaatcccccgggcgcgtgacaggcagtgGCGGGGAGGTAGTTAGCCTCTCAGCGTGCTCGGaaaggatgaatgacaggcagagaggccagtaagggacctctctgcctgtcattcatcccctcggagcaggctgacaggcagagagcagtcaCTAGATACgtgcggggagccgcccagatgactacctaccCACCGCTGCCTGTCATGCGCCCGGGggtttaaactgcttttttttcgtgtttacagctactgctgcagccgtggctggtatgtgccatggctgctgcaggagctgtatacagcagttcagggaactatatcagcccgattgggctgattggttccctttaagctgtctaCAGCAGTGTTTTGTGTATTTCTAATTCGCACAGTTTAAGAAGTACTTGtttctttaaatattttattttgtggCCAGTTTAACACAGCAAAAATATATAGTGGCGTTTAAGGGTCTGTATTATGGTCACGATGCAAAGACCTCCATCAGTTCTACTGTGGAGGCTCTATGGTGACCTAAGTTTGGTTCAGAAGATCAGCCGGGGGGCTTTTGTCTTGTGGCCAATACTTTTTTACAGTGACAGCTACTCTAATAATTTTTTGACACATGGATGTAACGTTTTATAGCTCATTTAATGGGAAATGGCTGCTTTTCTTATAGAACTGTGTAAAACCTGCCTTTCTCTATGTCCTAGGTCCATTTGGCATTAACCATGGAGTTGAGCTTCATTCTGATGTGGTGGAATACGCCAAGGAAAAATTGGAGGCTTTCATTAAGTACAGTGATAGCTTTGACAAGTGAGTTCTTGGActaatttaatatatatttatttgtcggTGATATTGATTATTGAGATATCGTGGCAGCTCTTAGGGCTGTTAATGCCAAGCAGTGGATATAAAATCCATTGTGTTTCTGATGATTATTCCAAAATGGAAACACGTCAGAAATAGTATTAGTTATGGCCTCGGCAATCTTTACTGCATTTATTTCTAACTAAACCGATATAGTGATTGTATATTAGGAAATCAGAGGTTTATAAAGATGTATTGTCTCCTCCCCCACCCCATAGGCTGCTACCCTGATAATCTATGTTCATAAATTGAAAGGCAACAGTATTATTTTCATTGTGTCCAAGCACAGATACTGAGTTATTTTTTCTCATTCAAAACTATTGTTTATAGCAACTGTCAGTGGGTGAAAATGTATTTTCCATCTATTAGAATTATAGTAAACATTCCTCACAACTTATTTGTTTCACTATTTCAATAGCATGTACCACTACAGAAGTAGCCAGTGGTATTCtaatgcttaaagggatactccggtaaATAAAATgtttctaaatcaactggtgtcagaaagttatacaaatttataaattgctactttaaaaaaatctcaaaccttccagtacttatcaactgctgtatgttctccaggaagtggtgtattctttccactctgacattttgctctcttctgccacctctggtcgtgataggagctgtccagagcagtagcaaatccccatagaaaacctctcctgctctggacaccatTTCCTGTGGTCATATAGAATCTGATATGTGCTAGAAgacaaaataaaagtaatttacaaatttgtataactttctgacatctatTAATTTgacaaaaataaattaataaaaatacacTTTGTCCGAAGTACACCTCTAAGATCAGGTAAGGTTAGGATAGGgacagtgtaaaaatgtaaacacTTTTGATGTTATAAGGGGTGGCTTGATTCAGATTTCGTTTGAGGCACAACAGTGTTTTAGATGAACAAGTGCTCATCAAAACTTTATTTCACAGTCCAAGAGAAGGTATACACTGGTCAATTATTGTTATTTAGCTTTCCCAGGAACCCTCATTCACCAGATAATCGGCCCTTAAGGTCCTAatcaacggaacgattatcggccgttacgaacgataatcgtcccgtggaatagagtgcaacgatcagccgacatcgttcatgttggctgatcgttgcagtcgcttgtttttcaacatgttgaaaaacaaccgactgatacagcaatgaacttctgccgtcgctccgttgaataggagcatcggcagcagacgctgctgtatcctatgggctgcctggatcagcgatcacccaggcagcccccccccctcgcagctccctgacgcccctcccgcactcacccgctcactgtaGCGCGTTGagaacgctcgtttgctcctctagatggccagtggaatagggccattagaaaaCGACCGAGCAAAAGGCTGAATGGATTTTTTGTGCAGCTGGTAAAATcattatcagctgcacatctgtCTGATTAAagaggagatgtgcagccgaacACGGTGCAATTAAACGACCGCACAAAcaatacacactagccgcacaacTATTTGTGCATACGGCTACACATCGGACCATCTTAAAGGGCTTGAAATGTCCAAGCTACCCCCACTTCTTGGGTCAAGTAAAGCCATAAAGGGACAGAAGAAGGACTATAGATCAAAAAGCTTCCTTCTGTCTCTTCAGACGGTCAGCAGGACCTCCTCCTTGTTGGTTgaagtaaggctacgttcacgtTTCTGTTCGTTCAACAGATCTGTTGTAAAATGTTTAATTTTGACATACAGAAAAACTtgatcaaccacatttttgtgtatgctcaaaattaaagaaaaataaatgttaaCTGAACAGCAAAAactaagtgtgaacctagccttagagctGTCAGTACTCCAACTTCAGCCTGCTGTTAGGCTAGATCAGGTCCTGAGTTGTGATCTTGATCTTCTTTTAAAGCCAGGGATCTAGcagctctaaaggccctattacaccaacagatctgacgacagattatctgccaaagatttgaagccaaacccaggagtgaatttgaaaagaggagaaatccagtctttcctttatgacctgttctctgattatagtcagttcctgggtttggcttcaaatctttggcagataatctgttgttagatctgttggtgtaataggccaGATTGCAGTTAAGgccctgagggccctattacatggagcaataatccgccaaatcaggctgattcggcgGATTAAAATTGCAGATCTAAATTTTTGCTGATAAAATTATACTGATGACCACATTTTGCATTTCAGATTTGAGTTTTGTGAGCCCAATTTCGTTGTTGGAAATTGCTTGGAGATAGCATCAGACAGTCCACAATATGATCGTATTTATTGTGGTGCTGGTGTCCAGAAAGACCATGAAAATTACATgaaaattttattgaaaattgGAGGAATTCTAGTTATGCCTATTGAAGACCAGGTGatactttatttattttgtacattAACATATTCTCATATAGCTGCTACAATTATATTTAAGACCCTATTATACAGAGATTTGCCAAATGGGGCAGATATCTTGCTGTGTAATAGAGACCAGGATTAGCCTATGAGCGAGCAAACACTAGATCTTTGGTTAATCGCTGTCTTTCAACATAGATCTGCATGCTGTGTTCAAGGCTCACAGCGGGCTGAAACTCGTATAGCATTTTTCtacgttttttgtatgtaacaattTTAAGTaattaacacaataaataccggattttattggactgcttcAATACGTTTCTTTTATCCAAGCTAGATTTATGGACAAGctgtatgggtgggttcacactacggaatccgtagGGAAAAATTCCGTCGCCTGTTCCTGTTCACTGCGGCGCGcctctccgccagctccatagacccCCTTCTATGGCCAGGTGGATTCCAGCTTCCGCCGATAgaactgacgtgtcaattctttagtCGGACAatggaatcggcccggccattaaatggcgtctatggagccggcggagaggCGCGCTGCCGTGAATgggtacaagcgacggaatctgccggaatttatccgcacggattccgtagtgcgAAACAACCCTATCACCAGAATCCTGAATGTAGATCAGATAACTTTCATATGTACAGTGAAAGTTGTCTGTAAGAAAGCTTGGGCAAAGTTACCAGTAAGCGTgtatttagattaaaaaaaaaaaaacttcatacaCTGTAGCCTTTTAAACCACCACCTCTTTAAGAAGTCCACCCTCTTATCAGAAGAAAACAGGCAATCTGGTCTGGTTAAGATCCAAAATATCACAAATTTTATTGATCATTTTAATGAGGTTTCACTGTCCTTTTGTATTTCAATAGTATAGTAGTTAATATTGGAAATAGTCTCAGTCCCTAGTCAGTGTTGCAGGATCCACCTTGTATGTGCTTAGTGTTAATGTATGTCCACATTGTGCACTGGCTGCCAGAAGAGCAGGCGCTGACATTTGGAATGAGCAGAAGGCAGATCAGCTTGCAACTTAGTGCTGTTAAAACTGTGCTAAATTTTTCTGTGGGTGTGCCGCATCAAATGGTAAGTGAGACCTTTTGTAATCCTTTTACACACAATATTGCCACTATAGGAGAAAAATACCATATACGTATATAATATAAATGTTGCAGTGACCATAGTTTTCTGTTGTGCAGACGTATGACATTATGtctgaatactttttttttaatagtactaCAAATAATAGTGGTAAACAATCATCATTTAATGTATAATAGTCTATGGGGACAATTTATTAAGACCAGCATTTCCTTCACTGGTCTTAAAAATCCCCGATGGCTCACAGGATTTATGTGGGGGTGTGGTGCCTCCCCATAAAATCTGTGCGCACCAGAGTCGGGGCCTAAACCCTGGGGAtgggccggcccccctccagtgcttcagtcccggccggtgctcaggaatacAGTTCAGttatttcagtttttcttttaaagcgcaactataaaatattttgaccattcagttttagttagcttaggtcatgataaaaatctttccaatatacattaataacctaaaatgaacagtttttcaaatacataaggctgattaagcccttatagccctctctggctgtgacttatttctgcattcctgctgaacacgccccctccctgcagatccctgagagtacggactctgacaggaggatcagataacagtcctgacacagagagaaacataaacaaaacctcctcccccacctcctagcagcacgttctcccccctcccctcacagaggtgactaagcagagctgagggtgttgtgtgtgaggagcagcgcaggggaagagctggagctgacattatcctacagtgtaatgagagcagatgactgtatctaatcccactgtgtgtgataccatctgctggagctctgtatctaatcttacattgtgatactgtatgttggggctgtatctaatcccactttgtgtgatacatctgctaaggtgctggtcagtggatagagggacgcagccagggagatgagggataggccacgcccactttctttcagccagaagaaaaaataatttattcctctgagccaaacaactggggatatctcagcgagcgtacacactatcgcagtttagggctctttttaaagggtaacacatgggctttttatttgaggaatttcattttttggctactgaaattatagttacgctttaagaaacATTGTTTCTGATAGATGCTACAGGTGAATGCTGACAGAACTTATTCATGAAGTCTCTCATTAAATAAATCACTCAGTTTTAACTCTTTTTGTTCACAATCACTCTTCATAATACATCTTTATTGATGGCACAACGAACCATTACGTTTGTATAACTACATTAACATGTTTGATTTCAACCCTTTAGCTTACACAGATCCAGAGAACAGGACAGAATACATGGGAAAGTAAGAACATTTTAGCTGTTTCTTTTGCCCCCTTGATGCAGCCAAGTAAGAATGACAATCACAAATCTGAAACTGTGAAATTGCGTAAGTAGTCACTTACATCTTAAGGTTTCTTGACATAACAAATAgttttcttttcatttattttttatttttgtcagcCTGGCAGTAATGCTGAAGGCTTACCAAAGCAGTTTTTTCCTTCTTTCACAGGCAGCATTATTTCCTGTTACCATACCATTCCTTAATGCCTACTTGACTTGGTCTTTGACTCTCTGCAATCTATAGCATTTTTGCTGTAGACCAGAAGTTTGCATCATGAGTCCTGTAGCTATAAATTACAGAGAACACGCCAGACACTAGATGTACCATTTGAAACTATCCATGACTCCATTTTTGTGCATCATGCCATGAAGCAGTGCCTGTATGCATATAATAAGCCAGCTTCCAGTCACATGACTAAGcagagggggtgggggttggaaTGGCTGAAATCCTTCAAAAATCGGTCCTGGACACTCCTTCTTGGTTAGACTCCTTAAATGCAATGTAACTTGCAGGGCTATACGTGATTTTGTCAGTTCTCCTCCGAGATCTTTTGCCAGTACAATTACGTCAAAGACGTCTtctatattttatattgtttCATTTTGTGTAACCGCAATAATAATGCATTGGATGATGATTGCCATTAAAGAATGTCTCTTTCTCACAGCTGCCTGTACAGTAAGAAGCCTACAGGACTTGGCACGTATCTATATTCGCCGTACACTTAGGAACTGCATAAACGATGAAATGCAGGCCAAAGGAATTCCTCCAAAAGCACCACCAAAACGGAAGCGTCGGCGTTGCCGTAGACGCCGCATAAACACCTATGTATTTGTAGGAAATCAGCTAATTCCTCAAGCCTTAGATAGTGATGAAGATGAAAAGATTGACGAGGAcagcaaagaagaagaaaaggatcACAATGAAGCTTTGAAAGCCGAGGAGCCTCCACAGAACCTTCTTCGGGAGAGAATTCTGAGCTTACCTCTCCCCGAATCTTTAAAGGCATACTTGACCTATTACCGAGAAAAATGATGATGCACTTGAATATGAAACTATTGCctgctgatattttttttttcttgacaatGTAGCATTTGTTAATAAACAATTTGCCAGTTCTATCTTTCAGCAACAAATCCAGTGGACACCTAGATGGTCTTAACTCCATTCATTACTTTACTGTAGTTTGTTTTTTACAAGCTCTATATTTTCTGTACATTTTAAGAGAAATTGTACGCAGATTTTTAACTGTAACAAGTTACTGCTTTGTGGTATCTCTTGTTCTTTGGGGAGAGCGTTGTTCAGCAGCCCATATTCTGTATACAGGTCATAGCACGTTGAAGCAAGATCCTAATGGTCTAAAAGCCATTTCACAAGTCACAGTGGGACATTCCATTCTAATTGTTTCATTTTGTTTAGTCCTTTGTTTTATATATGCCAGGTAAAAAAGCGTGAAAAAAGTGCAATAGTTTAGCAAAGTTAACTTTTGTGAACGCCACAAGTTTTGTGATTTTTCTAAGAAAAATTGGAAGTGTGAAATATGGAAATAAGGTTGCATTAAAAAAATGTTGCTTGTTACAATCCTCTAAAAATAATCAAAACTATTTGTTTTCTATAGTCctaatgtggttatatatgttctGTGTTGCTATCTACCaagaaccagaaaaaaaaatactgatttaTTACACGTTCCAAAATGAAAGCCAGTAAGAAATTTGTCCCATAGAAGTTCTGTTTTCATCATGTGTTGGGGAAATGTAATTGTACAGCAACTGATAGTAACAAATTACTCCATCCAGCACTCAAACCTGTTGCATAGAAATctttagtacagaaggaagctcttttgcctaataaaaggtattacagagtttcttaaaatcacttgtactattggttTTCTACAATGTTGTTTGAAATGTTACATTTACACGttatactttaaggctatgttcacactgtgtcttTTGCAATTTGTGTTGTATTTTAATCAGTGGAATCCCGGCTGCAgtgcatacacatggtatactctCCGGCTGGGGTCCCAACCGCCCGCACGGAAAACTAACGTCACTTTTGTGTGGCCTGTATTCAttaaatcatgggtctccaaactgcggccctccagctcttgacaaaccacaactcccatcatgcctggacagctaaagctttggatttggttgtccaggcatgatgggaattgtagttttgcaattgctggagggccgcagtttggagaaccATGCATTAAATAGTGGTCACATAgatatgtcagttcacacaatggagagtgcggctccagccgtactctccattgtgtgcaatggcgaattgggatgcgggttcacacgggtgcgcccgcattcAAATCCAAGAGAAATGAAGGTCAGCCGGCCTTCgctgacatcggccgttctgttacCTAGTCAGatgatgtgtgaacctggcctaaaataTAGAAATTAACTTTGCAGTTTGTCTTTATTAACCCCAGTCCTCAAGGCCCACCAACAGgttatgttttgaggatttccttagtacttTATGGCTGatatatagtcagtgcatcaggtatcaccacggctgttctttgtatgggaattcctcaaaacatgacctattagTTGGTCTTGAGGACTCGAGTTAAGAAACActgattatatgtgtgtgtaaaatatataatatatatatatatatatatatatatatatatatatataaagtagacACCTGTGTGGTCTAAACCTGCAGTCATACGGTCTTCCAGTTCTTCCTCAGTTTTAGGTTTTgtaagggggtaaaaaaaaatacaacactaaTCTAATAGTATCTACACTACCCTCCAGTATAATGTTCATCCTTATCGGCCTTTCTCAACTCTTTGCAGCTTTGGGGTATTTCATTTTTAGTGGGCAGGTGGCAAGGTGAACCATGTGGCCAGGAAGCAGTCTGGCCTTTGGTTGGTCTGCATTCACATGAAACACTGACGtaaaatgcctgtaacggagtccTTCCCACCTGCAAGGCCAGTATCTCTGATGTGATgttgggagcaggggaactgtgtGAATATGCACCGAGCTACAtaataaactaaaataaaaaaaaaaccagcatgtttttaatcaataaaaaccCCTTATTTGTTTACATACTGTAGGGAAAGCACAGAATATGTTTTGTGGAATAGTTTCTTTAGGAATGTATGTACATAAGGAAGTAAGAGAAAGATGGGAGGGAGTATGACTGTACGATTATACTACACACCAGGTTTGTTGGCAGTCTGCAACCATGGAACAAACAGGCAAAGGAGCTATAGAAGAAATGTAAAATGTtttagatccttttttttttttattattctaagTACGTAAGAGCAGTAATACAAATGGTTGTGAACATTTATTCCTTTTATTACAACAGCCACTGACGACACTAGCTGACCTATGAACAGGCTTCATGTCATTCTCTGTTATTGCTTTATTGGCAAACATTTAAGGTTTCTTCATAAAGGGACTCCTGGTGTTCCTGGCGGATTGTTACTTCTCATTATTTTTCCAAACGGTGTTGAAAGTGGCATGTTGAAAAACGACTGTATAAATCCGCATTCATGTGACTGACAGCTGTACATAGGACATACGTTAAAGTTGTATATCGCTGTGGGACACAACGTAAAACATTCCTTCCAAAATAATATCACCAGCTAAATAAAGATGGTTCCTAAACTTGTATGTGAGCAGAAGCAATATAGATCCGTATAGAGGATATTATGACATTAGAAGACAATAGATGATATATCGATATTAATCAGATTATTTTCACTCTATTATAAATGTAAATACCCTTTACTAACCCCATTGTTGCAGGCATCGATAACAGTGGCTTACGTCCCTTACAATGGACATTTACTATGTAGCTTCATTTCAGATCACTTTTATAGCGTGTGGTGTATTCATGCTGAGGTTGACATAGCTGCCCCCAACCTATACtgttttatttcctttttctGAATTATACCTTTTGTCACATTGATAGGTGATGCCAGAcaatttagttatttttttttaatatacagtatatattaaccATTTTCCAAACAGTAGTGACGTTTC contains these protein-coding regions:
- the PCMTD1 gene encoding protein-L-isoaspartate O-methyltransferase domain-containing protein 1, with translation MGGAVSAGEDNDDLIDNLKEAQYIRTEKVEQAFRAIDRGEYYLEGYRDNAYKDLAWKHGNIHLSAPCIYSEVMEALKLQPGLSFLNLGSGTGYLSTMVGLILGPFGINHGVELHSDVVEYAKEKLEAFIKYSDSFDKFEFCEPNFVVGNCLEIASDSPQYDRIYCGAGVQKDHENYMKILLKIGGILVMPIEDQLTQIQRTGQNTWESKNILAVSFAPLMQPSKNDNHKSETVKLPACTVRSLQDLARIYIRRTLRNCINDEMQAKGIPPKAPPKRKRRRCRRRRINTYVFVGNQLIPQALDSDEDEKIDEDSKEEEKDHNEALKAEEPPQNLLRERILSLPLPESLKAYLTYYREK